The proteins below come from a single Magallana gigas chromosome 10, xbMagGiga1.1, whole genome shotgun sequence genomic window:
- the LOC136272252 gene encoding platelet endothelial aggregation receptor 1-like, translated as MITALILLALHCQAIQGLFDSECPGNYYGSNCSLSCGKCGGNGTCYKTNGTCKNGCLSGYAGLSCQDKCPDTCGGDGGCSPTTLFCRDGCKAGSTGLLCDSGESNTTSMKECSNCLQPCGSNGCVYGCVTGFYGLYCNLECICPVGVPCQQTIGRCITQRGNSTPTVAPEVIMTTSSTSVVIVSVPVAVTISIISLAFGAFLVGCWLYKRQSHQGYPTYEDPIMTTGGLPYNTPQEPVPNSHSYLEIDGAASSLYVDELDSPHYTTIEESRLHLSTRSANPYLNDSEYI; from the exons ATGATTACTGCTTTGATTTTATTGGCGCTTCACTGCCAAGCCATTCAGG GTCTTTTTGACTCGGAGTGTCCCGGAAACTACTACGGATCAAACTGCAGTCTAAGCTGTGGAAAATGTGGCGGGAACGGAACCTGCTACAAAACAAACGGAACATGTAAAAATGGTTGCCTATCTGGGTACGCGGGTCTCTCGTGCCAAGACAAATGCCCGGATACATGTGGAGGAGACGGGGGCTGTTCACCAACTACTTTGTTCTGTCGGGACGGGTGTAAAGCTGGGTCCACGGGCCTGCTTTGCGACTCGGGTGAATCGAACACGACGAGTATGAAAGAGTGTTCAAACTGTCTACAACCCTGTGGTTCTAACGGGTGTGTTTACGGCTGTGTGACCGGGTTTTATGGCTTGTATTGTAATTTGGAATGTATTTGTCCGGTAGGAGTTCCTTGTCAACAAACCATTGGGAGGTGTATCACCCAAAGAGGGAATTCCACTCCTACTGTGGCACCTGAGGTCATAATGACAACGTCATCAA CATCGGTTGTAATAGTATCGGTACCTGTAGCTGTAACGATTTCAATCATATCGTTGGCGTTCGGGGCCTTTCTCGTCGGTTGCTGGCTGTACAAAAG ACAAAGCCACCAGGGCTATCCAACATACGAGGACCCGATCATGACAACCGGAG GTCTACCATACAATACACCACAGGAGCCTGTACCTAACTCACACAGTTACCTAGAAATTGACGGCGCCGCTTCTTCTCTCTATGT GGATGAGCTAGACAGCCCACATTACACAACCATTGAGGAATCTCGCCTGCATTTATCAACCAGATCAGCAAACCCATACTTGAATGATTCCGAATATATATAA